In a single window of the Paenibacillus sp. MMS20-IR301 genome:
- a CDS encoding sugar-binding domain-containing protein, which translates to MEQLNSEQRLTEMPRTEYPRPQFTRKDWQCLNGEWEFAFDDGNAGVKEKWQEPGQPYPFKINVPFTFQSKLSGIEDSGFHDVVWYRRALNIPAEWQGRRIILHFGAVDYDSRVWVNGKLAAVHEGGHTPFQADITECLSEDGVNTLVVRAQDYSRDVTLPRGKQYWLEESASIFYTRTTGIWQSVWVEPVHDIHLGKVQLTPDIDRNEIRITPVVKGLAYGDKVSLEIAIYFKGELIAENTQSVSVSSGSRVIEVNDFAEHGHGRLWSPEQPDLYDIHFRLLSGGKLLDEAESYFGMRKIAVENGVLCLNNHPYYQRLALDQGYFPEGLLTAPSDGDLQNDVQWAKDLGFNGVRKHQKTEDPRFLYWCDKLGLLVWSEAANAYDYSREYVRRFTKEWQEIMERDYNHPCVVAWVPLNESWGVPNVKNHAGQQHHGLTMYHLTKSLDDTRPVVFNDGWEHITTDLITIHDYESRKDVLEKRYADRDTALASAPSGRAIFVGGGEDKGQPILVSEFGGIAYKKSDWEGWGYSGADNEEDFLKRLKAVLDPMFSSPVIQGFCYTQLTDVEQEINGLLTYDRKPKAPVEEIRRIITAG; encoded by the coding sequence ATGGAACAGTTGAATTCAGAGCAGCGCTTGACGGAAATGCCCCGTACAGAATACCCGAGACCCCAGTTCACCCGGAAGGACTGGCAGTGCCTCAATGGAGAGTGGGAGTTCGCATTTGACGATGGCAATGCAGGAGTCAAGGAGAAGTGGCAGGAACCTGGCCAGCCTTACCCGTTTAAGATCAACGTGCCGTTCACATTCCAGAGCAAGCTGAGCGGCATTGAAGACAGCGGGTTTCATGATGTTGTCTGGTACCGCAGGGCGCTGAATATCCCCGCTGAATGGCAGGGCCGGCGGATTATTCTGCATTTTGGCGCTGTGGATTATGATTCGAGAGTATGGGTTAACGGAAAACTGGCAGCGGTCCATGAAGGCGGACATACGCCGTTTCAGGCGGATATTACTGAATGCTTAAGCGAGGACGGTGTGAATACGCTGGTTGTGCGGGCGCAGGATTACAGCAGGGATGTTACCCTTCCGCGCGGCAAGCAGTATTGGCTGGAGGAATCGGCCAGCATATTCTATACCCGCACCACCGGCATTTGGCAGAGCGTCTGGGTGGAGCCTGTGCATGACATCCATCTGGGCAAGGTACAGCTGACTCCGGATATTGACCGGAACGAAATCCGGATTACTCCTGTAGTCAAAGGGCTTGCATACGGCGATAAGGTTTCTTTGGAAATCGCGATTTACTTTAAGGGTGAGCTGATCGCGGAGAACACGCAGTCAGTATCGGTGAGCAGCGGCAGCCGGGTCATTGAGGTGAATGATTTTGCCGAGCATGGACATGGACGGTTATGGAGTCCCGAGCAGCCCGATCTGTATGATATTCATTTCAGACTGCTTAGCGGCGGGAAGCTTCTGGACGAAGCAGAGAGCTATTTCGGAATGCGCAAGATAGCGGTCGAGAACGGGGTGCTATGCCTTAATAATCATCCGTATTATCAGCGGCTTGCACTCGATCAGGGGTATTTCCCGGAGGGGCTTCTTACCGCACCGAGCGACGGGGATTTGCAGAACGACGTACAGTGGGCGAAGGATCTTGGCTTCAACGGGGTCCGCAAGCACCAGAAGACGGAAGATCCGCGTTTCTTGTACTGGTGCGACAAGCTGGGGCTGCTGGTGTGGAGTGAAGCGGCAAATGCTTATGACTACTCTCGTGAGTATGTCCGCCGTTTCACTAAGGAATGGCAGGAGATTATGGAGCGCGATTACAATCATCCGTGCGTTGTGGCCTGGGTGCCGCTGAACGAGAGCTGGGGTGTACCGAATGTGAAGAACCACGCCGGCCAGCAGCATCATGGCCTGACGATGTATCACTTGACCAAATCACTGGATGACACCCGTCCGGTTGTGTTCAATGACGGCTGGGAGCATATCACCACGGATCTGATCACCATTCACGATTATGAGAGCCGCAAGGATGTGCTTGAGAAACGGTATGCTGACAGAGATACAGCCTTAGCGTCGGCTCCTTCCGGGAGAGCTATATTTGTCGGCGGCGGCGAGGATAAGGGCCAGCCCATCCTGGTCTCCGAATTCGGCGGCATTGCCTACAAGAAAAGTGACTGGGAAGGCTGGGGATATTCAGGAGCAGACAATGAAGAAGATTTCCTGAAGCGCCTGAAGGCGGTGCTGGACCCGATGTTCAGCTCGCCGGTCATCCAGGGCTTCTGCTATACCCAGCTGACGGATGTAGAGCAGGAGATCAACGGGCTGCTGACATATGACCGTAAGCCCAAAGCGCCTGTGGAAGAAATACGCCGTATCATTACAGCCGGTTGA